AACATCTATCCCTCAAGACCTCCTCTCCTATGCTCAATCCCTCACCTGGCACAGCCAAGCCCAAGACCCTACAGGTCTCATCTGGATGGGAGCAAGGTACTACGATCCCAAATGTGGCAGGTTCCTAAGCCCCGATCCCATCGGGCATCCCATCCTCTTAAACCTCTATGCCTATGCCAACGGCGATCCCATCAACTACTTCGATCCTGATGGGCGCTGCTACACCTTTTTATATCAAGCTGTAGGAACAAGCGTTATCAGCACACTTAATAGCCCAAGTTTTCGTGGCTCGCATGAAAACGGGGAAGTATAATTTTGTATACCCTGGTTTTGAATAAGTTACGCTTACGTCTTATAGAATATAGGGATTATGGCTTGTAATCCTGATTAGTTGTGAAATAAAAGTTTGACAAAATAAAAATACAATTCGATAATCAGGGTATAAGTATTTAGCGTTTATGAGATCATGTTTTTATGTTTAGCTGAATATTGAATTTGTTTAAATATAGGTAAGGAGAGACATTTATGATTAATGCAAAAGAAATATGTGAAAAGTGGTGTCAAATATCTACAAAGGCTGCAAAAGATGAAAACTTTAAAAAGCAGCTAAAGCAAAATCCTAAGAAAATCTTTGAGCAAGAAGGGCTTCAATTACCTAAAGGTATAACCCCCAAAATAATTGAAGACACTCCAAGTGAAATGAATTTTATAATTCGCAATGCAGCTCTTGTAAAAACTAATGGCGGTGGTGGATTCAATAGCATGTTTACATCAGGTGAGTAAATCTAGGTAAAGTTTACGTGACAAGGAGTTTTAGTTCTGGCCTTAATGTTTTCTACTGTGGTACCAAACGCTATTCCAGCATCCGCAGCTCCAAGACATTCTATTATAGGGTTTCCATTTGTTGCGAGTAATGTAATTAAGGTTATAGCATCAAAGGCTATACGATCCGTAAAAGACATGAATTTTACAGTCCAGAGGCGTTTTTTTGGTAGAATTTCATCCATAAAATCTGCAATATCTGCTTCTGAAAGATTTGCCTCTAATAGAAGTTTTTTAGCGGTTTCGGATTGAAGGTACTGTCGGAAGAAGCTTCTAATATAATAAACTATAAGACCAGTCCCTCCTAAAATGGCGGCATCATAGGAGCTAGGGGCAAAAATACCATACATAACAAAACCAATTCCTATCAAAGTTTCTCCGTATTCACCTGTAAGATAGAGGGCTTGTTCAAAGCGAGTGCGATCACTGAAAGGTTTTGTTTTAGTAGGATAGTAGGTTACTTTCTTTTCCTGTATAGATCTAGCATCATTACAACCAAGTCCAAAACCAATTAAAATCATACCTGCAAATTGTGAAAGGTCAGGTACTCGGCCTATGCCATATCCAATAAGAATAGAAATAGCGGGATTGTCACAAGCAAGTGCTATAATCTCCGCAAGTTTTAATTTGGCG
The sequence above is drawn from the Chlamydiales bacterium genome and encodes:
- a CDS encoding NHLP leader peptide family RiPP precursor — protein: MINAKEICEKWCQISTKAAKDENFKKQLKQNPKKIFEQEGLQLPKGITPKIIEDTPSEMNFIIRNAALVKTNGGGGFNSMFTSGE
- a CDS encoding RHS repeat-associated core domain-containing protein encodes the protein TSIPQDLLSYAQSLTWHSQAQDPTGLIWMGARYYDPKCGRFLSPDPIGHPILLNLYAYANGDPINYFDPDGRCYTFLYQAVGTSVISTLNSPSFRGSHENGEV